One genomic segment of Desulfomicrobium sp. ZS1 includes these proteins:
- a CDS encoding Lrp/AsnC family transcriptional regulator — MNEKEITLDHTDRQIIAALQENGRESYKSIAQRLGVSDGTVRLRTERLLKSGYLRISASVNPMFFEDGLTATVGVSLEGRANAQIMQAIADLEGVQSVSNVSGRFDLLVEIHVASRSDLRRFLVDDLSALGAVQNTETFLYLETINKWVQQRQEAAK; from the coding sequence GTGAACGAAAAAGAAATCACCCTGGATCACACGGACCGCCAGATCATCGCCGCCTTGCAGGAAAACGGACGCGAATCCTACAAGAGCATCGCCCAGCGCCTGGGCGTGTCCGACGGCACGGTGCGGCTGCGCACGGAGCGGCTGCTGAAAAGCGGTTACCTGCGCATCTCGGCGTCGGTAAACCCGATGTTCTTCGAGGACGGGTTGACCGCCACCGTGGGAGTCAGTCTTGAGGGGCGGGCCAATGCCCAGATCATGCAGGCCATTGCGGATCTTGAGGGGGTGCAGTCCGTGTCCAACGTCTCGGGCCGCTTCGATCTCCTGGTGGAGATCCATGTGGCTTCCCGCAGCGACCTGCGCCGCTTTCTGGTAGATGACCTGTCGGCCCTCGGCGCGGTCCAGAACACCGAGACCTTCCTGTATCTGGAAACCATCAACAAATGGGTGCAGCAGCGCCAGGAAGCCGCCAAATGA
- a CDS encoding phosphatidylserine decarboxylase, whose translation MTHQYIARDSGQIRDEELFCDRAIGYLYSRVRERAPFLFNAVVSGRASSLLGFMNYDLPLGARISGANSLIRRLGIDLSECVEDASYYTTARRIFERRIRYDEVRPMSDDPLDVVSPADSRMFAGSLSQGSVLFIKDKFFSFAEFLGRPNWVWSFTGGDFAIFRLTPDKYHYNHAPVSGVVRDFYEIEGAFHSCNPAAVISEVTPFSRNRRAVTVIDTDVPGGSGCGLVAMVEVAALMIGQIVQAYAGSGYEPCERMRPGLFLRKGQPKSLYRPGSSLDVLIFEPGRVEFSPDLVANQFRGDAGSRFSSWLGRPWVETDVRVRESIGRILGPNA comes from the coding sequence ATGACGCATCAGTATATAGCTAGAGATTCCGGGCAGATCCGGGACGAGGAACTTTTTTGCGACCGGGCCATCGGCTACCTGTATTCACGGGTGAGGGAGCGGGCTCCGTTCCTGTTCAATGCCGTGGTATCGGGCCGCGCATCGAGCCTTTTGGGGTTCATGAACTACGACCTGCCGCTGGGGGCGCGCATTTCGGGCGCGAATTCGCTCATCCGGCGTCTGGGCATCGATCTTTCGGAATGCGTGGAGGACGCATCCTATTACACCACGGCCCGCCGTATTTTCGAGCGCCGCATCCGCTACGACGAGGTTCGGCCCATGAGCGACGACCCTCTGGACGTGGTCTCGCCCGCCGACTCGCGCATGTTTGCGGGGTCGCTTAGCCAGGGGAGCGTGCTTTTCATCAAGGACAAGTTCTTCTCCTTTGCGGAGTTTCTGGGGCGGCCGAACTGGGTCTGGTCCTTCACGGGCGGTGATTTTGCCATCTTTCGCCTCACCCCGGACAAGTATCATTACAATCACGCTCCGGTCAGCGGGGTGGTGCGCGATTTCTACGAGATCGAAGGCGCCTTCCATTCCTGCAACCCCGCCGCCGTGATCAGCGAGGTCACGCCATTTTCCCGCAACCGCCGCGCGGTCACGGTCATCGACACGGATGTTCCGGGCGGCAGCGGCTGCGGCCTGGTGGCCATGGTCGAGGTGGCGGCGCTCATGATCGGCCAGATCGTGCAGGCCTATGCGGGCAGCGGCTACGAGCCGTGCGAGCGGATGCGTCCCGGTCTTTTCCTGCGCAAGGGGCAGCCCAAGAGCCTGTACCGGCCCGGGAGTTCTCTTGATGTGCTCATTTTTGAGCCGGGCCGGGTCGAATTCAGCCCGGATCTGGTCGCCAATCAGTTTCGCGGGGACGCGGGCAGCCGCTTTTCGAGCTGGCTGGGGCGTCCCTGGGTGGAAACGGACGTGCGGGTGCGTGAGAGCATCGGCCGCATCCTTGGACCCAACGCATAA
- a CDS encoding prolipoprotein diacylglyceryl transferase family protein, with product MEYVLIVCFGAMLFAFIAWGGRVLPGERWQMMASVPLFKNPDGAWQALNLTWYGALSALAYTLATAVAVALLGSVGMGITGLVLMVAGMLGLCIPAAKIVARLVEGKPNTLSVGGAAFVGIVVAPFVAWAVVALTGQGAVLPALAALAIAYAVGEGVGRLACLSFGCCYGRPVQTMPEPWRGIFNRWNIVFQGQTKKAAYAHELCGRELVPVQLMTAYLYCAAACLGMAFFAAENFSVAMIVPLVATQVWRVISEFFRADYRGEQKISAYQIMAAVSVFYGLAPAVLLSAHGVAANLGHGLAALWNVPVLLLLQGVFLLVFLYTGRSSVTGSQVRFFVKEGEI from the coding sequence ATGGAGTATGTGCTGATTGTGTGTTTCGGGGCCATGCTTTTCGCGTTCATCGCCTGGGGCGGGCGGGTTCTTCCCGGTGAACGCTGGCAGATGATGGCCAGCGTGCCCCTGTTCAAGAATCCGGACGGCGCGTGGCAGGCGTTGAACCTGACCTGGTACGGAGCCTTGAGCGCCCTGGCCTACACGCTGGCCACGGCCGTTGCTGTCGCGCTGCTGGGGTCCGTGGGCATGGGGATCACCGGGCTTGTGCTTATGGTCGCGGGCATGCTCGGGCTGTGCATTCCGGCGGCGAAGATCGTGGCGCGGCTGGTCGAAGGCAAGCCCAACACCTTGAGCGTGGGCGGAGCCGCCTTCGTGGGCATCGTCGTGGCCCCCTTCGTAGCCTGGGCCGTGGTTGCGCTGACCGGGCAGGGGGCCGTTCTGCCGGCTCTTGCGGCCCTGGCCATCGCCTACGCCGTGGGCGAGGGAGTGGGACGCTTGGCGTGCTTAAGTTTCGGCTGCTGCTACGGTCGCCCTGTGCAGACCATGCCCGAACCGTGGCGCGGGATCTTCAACCGCTGGAACATCGTTTTCCAGGGGCAGACCAAGAAAGCGGCCTACGCCCATGAGCTCTGCGGACGCGAACTGGTGCCCGTGCAGCTCATGACCGCCTACCTGTATTGCGCCGCCGCCTGTCTGGGGATGGCCTTCTTCGCGGCTGAAAATTTCTCGGTGGCCATGATCGTGCCGCTGGTTGCGACCCAGGTCTGGCGGGTGATTTCCGAATTCTTCCGCGCCGACTACCGGGGCGAGCAAAAGATATCCGCCTATCAGATCATGGCCGCAGTGAGCGTTTTCTACGGACTTGCGCCCGCCGTGCTCCTGTCTGCGCACGGGGTTGCGGCAAATCTTGGCCATGGGCTTGCCGCCTTGTGGAACGTGCCGGTGCTGCTACTCCTGCAGGGCGTTTTCCTGCTCGTTTTTCTGTACACGGGCCGCAGTTCGGTCACGGGGTCGCAGGTCCGCTTTTTCGTCAAGGAAGGGGAAATATAA